One genomic segment of Pempheris klunzingeri isolate RE-2024b chromosome 21, fPemKlu1.hap1, whole genome shotgun sequence includes these proteins:
- the LOC139221067 gene encoding receptor activity-modifying protein 3-like codes for MNTNEFAVLKLFVVGILVNAWMTRGLLATDSFNIEPTPPRPRKSCNESRLQWEVEVCGEDFKRDMGHIDPQYWCNLTHFISEYHIFTLCTETKSHIVDCYWPNPLVESYIIRIHKHFFSNCTMEQVVWVDPPDDTLTILILIPVFLTLAMIALVVWCSKRSDILA; via the exons ATGAATACAAATGAGTTCGCAGTGCTCAAACTTTTTGTCGTTGGGATTTTAG tCAATGCCTGGATGACAAGAGGGTTGTTAG CCACTGACAGCTTCAACATAGAGCCCACTCCCCCCCGGCCAAGGAAATCCTGCAATGAGTCCCGTCTGCAGTGGGAGGTGGAGGTCTGTGGGGAGGACTTCAAGCGGGACATGGGTCACATAGATCCACAGTATTGGTGTAACCTCACACATTTCATCAG TGAGTACCACATCTTCACCCTCTGCACAGAGACTAAGTCCCACATCGTCGACTGCTACTGGCCCAATCCTCTGGTGGAGAGCTACATTATCCGCATACACAAGCACTTTTTCTCCAACTGCACCATGGAACAGGTGGTATGGGTGGACCCACCGGACGACACGCTAACCATCCTAATCCTCATCCCTGTCTTCCTCACTTTGGCCATGATCGCCCTGGTGGTCTGGTGCAGCAAGAGGAGTGATATCCTGGCttag